In the genome of Rhinolophus ferrumequinum isolate MPI-CBG mRhiFer1 chromosome 24, mRhiFer1_v1.p, whole genome shotgun sequence, one region contains:
- the GFPT2 gene encoding glutamine--fructose-6-phosphate aminotransferase [isomerizing] 2 yields MCGIFAYMNYRVPRTRKEIFETLIKGLQRLEYRGYDSAGVAIDGNNNEVKERHIQLVKKRGNVKALDEELYKQDSMDLEVEFETHFGIAHTRWATHGAPSAVNSHPQRSDKGNEFVVIHNGIITNYKDLRKFLESKGYEFESETDTETIAKLIKYVFDNREVEDITFSTLVERVIQQLEGAFALVFKSIHYPGEAVATRRGSPLLIGVRSKHKLSTEQIPILYRTRSIENTKNICNSRVKRLDSSTCLHAVGNKAVEFFFASDASAIIEHTNRVIFLEDDDIAAVADGKLSIHRVKRSASDDPSRAIQTLQMELQQIMKGNFSAFMQKEIFEQPESVFNTMRGRVNFETSTVLLGGLKAHLKEIRRCRRLIVIGCGTSYHAAVATRQVLEELTELPVMVELASDFLDRNTPVFRDDVCFFISQSGETADTLLALRYCKDRRALTVGVTNTVGSSISRETDCGVHINAGPEIGVASTKAYTSQFISLVMFGLMMSEDRISLQDRRREIIQGLQSLPELIKEVLSLDEKIHDLALELYTQRSLLVMGRGYNYATCLEGALKIKEITYMHSEGILAGELKHGPLALIDKQMPIIMVIMKDPCFAKCQNALQQITARQGRPIILCSRDDTESSKFAYKMIELPRTVDCLQGILSVIPLQLLSFHLAVLRGYDVDFPRNLAKSVTVE; encoded by the exons GAATCTTTGCCTACATGAACTACAGAGTCCCCCGGACCAGGAAGGAGATTTTTGAAACCCTCATCAAGGGCTTGCAGCGGCTGGAGTACAGAGGCTATGACTCAGCAG GTGTGGCAATtgatggaaataataatgaagtcaaagaaagacaTATCCAGCTGGTCAAGAAAAGGGGGAATGTCAAGGCTCTTGATGAAGAACTTTACA AACAAGACAGCATGGACTTAGAGGTGGAGTTTGAGACCCACTTTGGCATTGCCCACACACGCTGGGCCACCCATGGTGCCCCCAGTGCTGTCAACAGCCATCCGCAGCGCTCAGACAAAGGCAACG AATTCGTTGTCATCCATAATGGGATCATCACAAATTACAAAGACCTGAGGAAATTTCTG GAAAGCAAAGGCTACGAGTTTGAGTCAGAAACAGACACGGAGACCATCGCCAAGCTGATCAAATACGTGTTTGACAACAGAGAGGTTGAGGACATCACATTTTCAACACTGGTCGAGAGAGTCATTCAGCAGTTG GAAGGTGCATTCGCATTGGTTTTCAAGAGCATCCACTATCCGGGAGAAGCTGTTGCCACAAG GAGAGGCAGTCCCCTGCTCATTGGAGTGCGGAGCAAACACAAGCTCTCCACGGAACAGATCCCCATCTTGTACAGGACGC GCAGTATTGAGAACACGAAGAACATCTGTAACTCGAGGGTGAAGAGGCTGGACAGCTCCACCTGCCTTCACGCCGTGGGCAATAAAGCCGTGGAATTCTTTTTCGCTTCCGATGCAAG TGCTATCATAGAACATACCAATCGGGTCATCTTCCTCGAGGACGACGACATCGCCGCAGTGGCTGATGGGAAACTCTCCATTCACCGGGTCAAGCGTTCGGCTAGTGATGATCCGTCTCGAGCCATCCAGACCTTGCAGATGGAATTGCAGCAAATCATGAAAG GTAACTTCAGTGCATTTATGCAGAAAGAGATCTTCGAACAGCCAGAATCAGTGTTCAATACCATGAGAGGCCGGGTGAACTTTGAGACCAGCACAG TGCTCCTGGGCGGCCTGAAGGCCCACTTGAAGGAGATTCGACGGTGTCGACGGCTCATCGTGATTGGCTGTGGAACCAGCTACCACGCCGCCGTGGCT ACACGGCAAGTCTTAGAGGAACTGACCGAGCTCCCTGTGATGGTTGAACTTGCCAGTGACTTTCTGGACAGGAACACGCCCGTGTTCAGGGATGATGTTTGCTTCTTCATCAGCCAGTCAG GCGAGACCGCAGACACCCTCCTGGCGCTACGCTACTGTAAGGACCGCCGGGCCCTGACTGTGGGTGTCACCAACACTGTGGGCAGCTCCATCTCCCGAGAGACCGACTGCGGCGTCCACATCAATGCAGGCCCGGAGATCGGAGTGGCCAGCACCAAG GCTTACACCAGTCAGTTCATCTCCCTCGTGATGTTTGGCCTGATGATGTCTGAAGACCGTATTTCACTACAGGACAGACGACGAGAGATCATCCAGGGCCTGCAGTCGTTACCTG AGCTGATCAAGGAAGTGCTGTCACTGGACGAGAAGATCCACGATCTGGCCCTGGAGCTCTACACGCAGCGGTCACTCCTGGTCATGGGGCGGGGCTATAACTACGCCACGTGCCTGGAAGGAGCCTTG AAAATCAAAGAGATAACCTACATGCACTCAGAAGGCATCCTGGCTGGGGAGCTGAAGCACGGGCCCCTGGCGCTGATCGACAAGCAGATGCCCATCATCATGGTCATCATGAAGGACCCTTGCTTTGCCAAATGCCAGAATGCCCTGCAGCAGATCACGGCCCGCCAG GGTCGCCCGATTATACTGTGCTCCAGGGACGACACCGAGAGTTCCAAGTTTGCATATAAAATGATCGAGCTGCCCCGCACCGTGGACTGCCTACAGGGTATCCTCAGTGTGATTCCCCTGCAGCTCCTTTCCTTCCACCTGGCTGTTCTCCGAGGATATGAT gTTGATTTCCCCAGAAATCTGGCCAAGTCTGTAACCGTGGAATGA